One genomic window of Mycteria americana isolate JAX WOST 10 ecotype Jacksonville Zoo and Gardens chromosome 6, USCA_MyAme_1.0, whole genome shotgun sequence includes the following:
- the CTBP2 gene encoding C-terminal-binding protein 2 isoform X2, producing the protein MFAKKCFLVLPSRSPQMHGTAASSPPRERCFGTGCLNFHSGMLDRLSVTGIRPQIMNGPMHPRPLVALLDGRDCTVEMPILKDLATVAFCDAQSTQEIHEKVLNEAVGAMMYHTITLTREDLEKFKALRVIVRIGSGYDNIDIKAAGELGIAVCNIPSAAVEETADSTVCHVLNLYRRNTWLYQALREGTRVQSVEQIREVASGAARIRGETLGLIGFGRTAQAVAVRAKAFGFNVIFYDPYLQDGIERSLGVQRVYTLQDLLYQSDCVSLHCNLNEHNHHLINDFTIKQMRQGAFLVNTARGGLVDEKALTQALKEGRIRGAALDVHESEPFSFAQGPLKDAPNLICTPHTAWYSEQASLEMREAAATEIRRAITGRIPESLRNCVNKEFFVTTAPWSVIDQQAIHPELNGATYRYPPGMVSVAPGGIPAAMEGIIPGGIPVTHNLPTVAHPSQAPSPNQPTKHGDNREHPNEQ; encoded by the exons ATGTTTG CCAAGAAGTGTTTTCTCGTTTTGCCTTCCCGGTCTCCCCAGATGCATGGCACAGCTGCCTCTTCCCCACCCCGGGAGCGCTGTTTTGGCACCGGCTGTTTGAATTTCCATAGCGGGATGCTCGATCGTCTCAGCGTGACAG GTATTCGCCCTCAAATCATGAACGGCCCCATGCACCCCCGGCCCCTGGTGGCACTGCTGGACGGGAGGGACTGTACGGTGGAGATGCCCATTTTGAAGGACTTGGCGACAGTTGCATTCTGTGACGCACAATCAACTCAGGAGATTCATGAGAAG GTATTAAATGAAGCTGTTGGGGCGATGATGTACCACACCATCACACTGACTCGAGAAGATCTAGAGAAGTTCAAGGCCTTACGGGTCATTGTTCGAATAGGCAGTGGCTACGACAACATTGACATCAAAGCCGCGGGGGAGCTTG GGATTGCCGTCTGCAACATCCCTTCAGCCGCCGTGGAGGAGACGGCCGACTCCACCGTCTGCCACGTCCTCAACCTTTACCGGCGAAACACGTGGCTCTACCAGGCGCTGCGGGAAGGCACACGGGTGCAGAGTGTGGAGCAGATCCGGGAGGTGGCCTCCGGTGCtgcccgcatccggggggagacGCTCGGCCTCATCGGCTTTG GTCGCACTGCGCAGGCGGTTGCGGTCCGAGCCAAGGCATTCGGCTTCAACGTGATATTTTATGACCCGTACCTGCAGGATGGGATAGAGAGGTCCCTGGGAGTCCAGCGGGTCTACACGCTCCAGGACCTGCTCTATCAGAGCGACTGTGTCTCGTTGCACTGTAACCTTAACGAACATAACCACCACCTTATCAACGACTTCACGATTAAGCAG ATGAGGCAAGGAGCATTCCTGGTGAACACGGCGCGCGGGGGGCTAGTGGACGAGAAGGCCTTAACTCAAGCCCTGAAGGAGGGACGGATACGAGGGGCTGCGCTTGACGTGCACGAGTCTGAACCGTTTAG TTTTGCTCAAGGCCCGTTGAAAGATGCTCCTAATTTAATCTGTACTCCACACACCGCTTGGTACAGCGAGCAGGCGTCACTAGAGATGCGAGAAGCTGCTGCTACTGAAATACGGCGTGCGATCACAG GGCGCATCCCAGAAAGCCTAAGAAACTGCGTGAATAAGGAATTCTTTGTCACAACAGCTCCGTGGTCAGTAATAGATCAGCAAGCAATTCATCCAGAGCTCAATGGTGCCACGTACAG gTATCCACCTGGGATGGTCAGCGTCGCACCGGGAGGAATACCGGCAGCTATGGAGGGCATCATTCCTGGAGGCATCCCTGTTACTCACAATCTTCCCACAGTAGCACATCCTTCTCAAGCTCCATCTCCTAACCAGCCCACAAAACACGGGGACAACAGGGAACATCCCAACGAGCAATag
- the CTBP2 gene encoding C-terminal-binding protein 2 isoform X4 has product MWRQHFPGIRPQIMNGPMHPRPLVALLDGRDCTVEMPILKDLATVAFCDAQSTQEIHEKVLNEAVGAMMYHTITLTREDLEKFKALRVIVRIGSGYDNIDIKAAGELGIAVCNIPSAAVEETADSTVCHVLNLYRRNTWLYQALREGTRVQSVEQIREVASGAARIRGETLGLIGFGRTAQAVAVRAKAFGFNVIFYDPYLQDGIERSLGVQRVYTLQDLLYQSDCVSLHCNLNEHNHHLINDFTIKQMRQGAFLVNTARGGLVDEKALTQALKEGRIRGAALDVHESEPFSFAQGPLKDAPNLICTPHTAWYSEQASLEMREAAATEIRRAITGRIPESLRNCVNKEFFVTTAPWSVIDQQAIHPELNGATYRYPPGMVSVAPGGIPAAMEGIIPGGIPVTHNLPTVAHPSQAPSPNQPTKHGDNREHPNEQ; this is encoded by the exons ATGTGGAGGCAACATTTTCCAG GTATTCGCCCTCAAATCATGAACGGCCCCATGCACCCCCGGCCCCTGGTGGCACTGCTGGACGGGAGGGACTGTACGGTGGAGATGCCCATTTTGAAGGACTTGGCGACAGTTGCATTCTGTGACGCACAATCAACTCAGGAGATTCATGAGAAG GTATTAAATGAAGCTGTTGGGGCGATGATGTACCACACCATCACACTGACTCGAGAAGATCTAGAGAAGTTCAAGGCCTTACGGGTCATTGTTCGAATAGGCAGTGGCTACGACAACATTGACATCAAAGCCGCGGGGGAGCTTG GGATTGCCGTCTGCAACATCCCTTCAGCCGCCGTGGAGGAGACGGCCGACTCCACCGTCTGCCACGTCCTCAACCTTTACCGGCGAAACACGTGGCTCTACCAGGCGCTGCGGGAAGGCACACGGGTGCAGAGTGTGGAGCAGATCCGGGAGGTGGCCTCCGGTGCtgcccgcatccggggggagacGCTCGGCCTCATCGGCTTTG GTCGCACTGCGCAGGCGGTTGCGGTCCGAGCCAAGGCATTCGGCTTCAACGTGATATTTTATGACCCGTACCTGCAGGATGGGATAGAGAGGTCCCTGGGAGTCCAGCGGGTCTACACGCTCCAGGACCTGCTCTATCAGAGCGACTGTGTCTCGTTGCACTGTAACCTTAACGAACATAACCACCACCTTATCAACGACTTCACGATTAAGCAG ATGAGGCAAGGAGCATTCCTGGTGAACACGGCGCGCGGGGGGCTAGTGGACGAGAAGGCCTTAACTCAAGCCCTGAAGGAGGGACGGATACGAGGGGCTGCGCTTGACGTGCACGAGTCTGAACCGTTTAG TTTTGCTCAAGGCCCGTTGAAAGATGCTCCTAATTTAATCTGTACTCCACACACCGCTTGGTACAGCGAGCAGGCGTCACTAGAGATGCGAGAAGCTGCTGCTACTGAAATACGGCGTGCGATCACAG GGCGCATCCCAGAAAGCCTAAGAAACTGCGTGAATAAGGAATTCTTTGTCACAACAGCTCCGTGGTCAGTAATAGATCAGCAAGCAATTCATCCAGAGCTCAATGGTGCCACGTACAG gTATCCACCTGGGATGGTCAGCGTCGCACCGGGAGGAATACCGGCAGCTATGGAGGGCATCATTCCTGGAGGCATCCCTGTTACTCACAATCTTCCCACAGTAGCACATCCTTCTCAAGCTCCATCTCCTAACCAGCCCACAAAACACGGGGACAACAGGGAACATCCCAACGAGCAATag
- the CTBP2 gene encoding C-terminal-binding protein 2 isoform X3, whose product MALVDKHKVKRQRLDRICEGIRPQIMNGPMHPRPLVALLDGRDCTVEMPILKDLATVAFCDAQSTQEIHEKVLNEAVGAMMYHTITLTREDLEKFKALRVIVRIGSGYDNIDIKAAGELGIAVCNIPSAAVEETADSTVCHVLNLYRRNTWLYQALREGTRVQSVEQIREVASGAARIRGETLGLIGFGRTAQAVAVRAKAFGFNVIFYDPYLQDGIERSLGVQRVYTLQDLLYQSDCVSLHCNLNEHNHHLINDFTIKQMRQGAFLVNTARGGLVDEKALTQALKEGRIRGAALDVHESEPFSFAQGPLKDAPNLICTPHTAWYSEQASLEMREAAATEIRRAITGRIPESLRNCVNKEFFVTTAPWSVIDQQAIHPELNGATYRYPPGMVSVAPGGIPAAMEGIIPGGIPVTHNLPTVAHPSQAPSPNQPTKHGDNREHPNEQ is encoded by the exons GTATTCGCCCTCAAATCATGAACGGCCCCATGCACCCCCGGCCCCTGGTGGCACTGCTGGACGGGAGGGACTGTACGGTGGAGATGCCCATTTTGAAGGACTTGGCGACAGTTGCATTCTGTGACGCACAATCAACTCAGGAGATTCATGAGAAG GTATTAAATGAAGCTGTTGGGGCGATGATGTACCACACCATCACACTGACTCGAGAAGATCTAGAGAAGTTCAAGGCCTTACGGGTCATTGTTCGAATAGGCAGTGGCTACGACAACATTGACATCAAAGCCGCGGGGGAGCTTG GGATTGCCGTCTGCAACATCCCTTCAGCCGCCGTGGAGGAGACGGCCGACTCCACCGTCTGCCACGTCCTCAACCTTTACCGGCGAAACACGTGGCTCTACCAGGCGCTGCGGGAAGGCACACGGGTGCAGAGTGTGGAGCAGATCCGGGAGGTGGCCTCCGGTGCtgcccgcatccggggggagacGCTCGGCCTCATCGGCTTTG GTCGCACTGCGCAGGCGGTTGCGGTCCGAGCCAAGGCATTCGGCTTCAACGTGATATTTTATGACCCGTACCTGCAGGATGGGATAGAGAGGTCCCTGGGAGTCCAGCGGGTCTACACGCTCCAGGACCTGCTCTATCAGAGCGACTGTGTCTCGTTGCACTGTAACCTTAACGAACATAACCACCACCTTATCAACGACTTCACGATTAAGCAG ATGAGGCAAGGAGCATTCCTGGTGAACACGGCGCGCGGGGGGCTAGTGGACGAGAAGGCCTTAACTCAAGCCCTGAAGGAGGGACGGATACGAGGGGCTGCGCTTGACGTGCACGAGTCTGAACCGTTTAG TTTTGCTCAAGGCCCGTTGAAAGATGCTCCTAATTTAATCTGTACTCCACACACCGCTTGGTACAGCGAGCAGGCGTCACTAGAGATGCGAGAAGCTGCTGCTACTGAAATACGGCGTGCGATCACAG GGCGCATCCCAGAAAGCCTAAGAAACTGCGTGAATAAGGAATTCTTTGTCACAACAGCTCCGTGGTCAGTAATAGATCAGCAAGCAATTCATCCAGAGCTCAATGGTGCCACGTACAG gTATCCACCTGGGATGGTCAGCGTCGCACCGGGAGGAATACCGGCAGCTATGGAGGGCATCATTCCTGGAGGCATCCCTGTTACTCACAATCTTCCCACAGTAGCACATCCTTCTCAAGCTCCATCTCCTAACCAGCCCACAAAACACGGGGACAACAGGGAACATCCCAACGAGCAATag
- the CTBP2 gene encoding C-terminal-binding protein 2 isoform X5, protein MNGPMHPRPLVALLDGRDCTVEMPILKDLATVAFCDAQSTQEIHEKVLNEAVGAMMYHTITLTREDLEKFKALRVIVRIGSGYDNIDIKAAGELGIAVCNIPSAAVEETADSTVCHVLNLYRRNTWLYQALREGTRVQSVEQIREVASGAARIRGETLGLIGFGRTAQAVAVRAKAFGFNVIFYDPYLQDGIERSLGVQRVYTLQDLLYQSDCVSLHCNLNEHNHHLINDFTIKQMRQGAFLVNTARGGLVDEKALTQALKEGRIRGAALDVHESEPFSFAQGPLKDAPNLICTPHTAWYSEQASLEMREAAATEIRRAITGRIPESLRNCVNKEFFVTTAPWSVIDQQAIHPELNGATYRYPPGMVSVAPGGIPAAMEGIIPGGIPVTHNLPTVAHPSQAPSPNQPTKHGDNREHPNEQ, encoded by the exons ATGAACGGCCCCATGCACCCCCGGCCCCTGGTGGCACTGCTGGACGGGAGGGACTGTACGGTGGAGATGCCCATTTTGAAGGACTTGGCGACAGTTGCATTCTGTGACGCACAATCAACTCAGGAGATTCATGAGAAG GTATTAAATGAAGCTGTTGGGGCGATGATGTACCACACCATCACACTGACTCGAGAAGATCTAGAGAAGTTCAAGGCCTTACGGGTCATTGTTCGAATAGGCAGTGGCTACGACAACATTGACATCAAAGCCGCGGGGGAGCTTG GGATTGCCGTCTGCAACATCCCTTCAGCCGCCGTGGAGGAGACGGCCGACTCCACCGTCTGCCACGTCCTCAACCTTTACCGGCGAAACACGTGGCTCTACCAGGCGCTGCGGGAAGGCACACGGGTGCAGAGTGTGGAGCAGATCCGGGAGGTGGCCTCCGGTGCtgcccgcatccggggggagacGCTCGGCCTCATCGGCTTTG GTCGCACTGCGCAGGCGGTTGCGGTCCGAGCCAAGGCATTCGGCTTCAACGTGATATTTTATGACCCGTACCTGCAGGATGGGATAGAGAGGTCCCTGGGAGTCCAGCGGGTCTACACGCTCCAGGACCTGCTCTATCAGAGCGACTGTGTCTCGTTGCACTGTAACCTTAACGAACATAACCACCACCTTATCAACGACTTCACGATTAAGCAG ATGAGGCAAGGAGCATTCCTGGTGAACACGGCGCGCGGGGGGCTAGTGGACGAGAAGGCCTTAACTCAAGCCCTGAAGGAGGGACGGATACGAGGGGCTGCGCTTGACGTGCACGAGTCTGAACCGTTTAG TTTTGCTCAAGGCCCGTTGAAAGATGCTCCTAATTTAATCTGTACTCCACACACCGCTTGGTACAGCGAGCAGGCGTCACTAGAGATGCGAGAAGCTGCTGCTACTGAAATACGGCGTGCGATCACAG GGCGCATCCCAGAAAGCCTAAGAAACTGCGTGAATAAGGAATTCTTTGTCACAACAGCTCCGTGGTCAGTAATAGATCAGCAAGCAATTCATCCAGAGCTCAATGGTGCCACGTACAG gTATCCACCTGGGATGGTCAGCGTCGCACCGGGAGGAATACCGGCAGCTATGGAGGGCATCATTCCTGGAGGCATCCCTGTTACTCACAATCTTCCCACAGTAGCACATCCTTCTCAAGCTCCATCTCCTAACCAGCCCACAAAACACGGGGACAACAGGGAACATCCCAACGAGCAATag